The Candidatus Methylomirabilota bacterium genome includes the window ATGAGCACGATGCCGACCATCAGCAGCAGCACCACGTAGGACATGGCGGCGCCCCGGGACACGTGGAAGTACGTCCACGTCGTCAGGAAGAGATAGACGGGGATGGTCTCGGTGGCGGTCCCCGGCCCGCCCTGGAACAGCGCCCACGTCTTGGGGAACTCCCCGATGGCCTCCAGGAATCTCAGGATCAGGGCCAGGAAGATGACCGGGCGCAGCAGCGGGAGCTTCACCTCCAGGAAGATGCGCCACCGGCTGGCCCCCAGGCTCTGAGCCGCCTCCTCCAGGTCGCGGGGCAGCGCGGCCAGCCCGGCCATCATGATGATGAACACGAAGGGGGTCCAGTTCCAGATCTCCAGCAGCACCGTGGTGAGCACGGCGATCCGGGGATCGGCGAGCCAGATCACGTTGACGTCCGTGCCCAGGACCGCGCTCAGGATGCCGTTCACCGGTCCCTTCTGGTAGAGCAGCATCTCGAAGGTGTAGGCGATGACGATCGGAACCGTCAGCATGGGCAGGATGAAGAACGCGTAGTAGAGGCCGTGGCCGCGGAAGGGCCGGTACATCAGCAGGGCCAGGCCGAACCCCACCGCGAAGCAGCCCAGCGTGGAGACCCCCGCGAAGACGAGCGATCGCACGATGGACCAGCCGAAGCGGGGGTCGCTCAGCACCTCCTGGAACACGTCGAACCAGACGAACTCGGCGTCCCACCAGCTGCCCAGATAGATCGTCCACGAGTGCACGCTGAAGTAGAGCTGGAGCAGGAAGACCGGGACGAGGAACAGCAGCAGCGCGAACAGCGGGGCGAGGAGGGTCCACTTGAAGACGGCGCCCGGGCCATGGCTCCGCGGCAAGTAGACCCTCCCCCCGGTCAGGCCGGCACGTCGACCTTGGGGAAGGCCGCCTTGTAGCTGGCCAGGTCCTCCTTGAGCTTGCGCTTGCCGATCTTGGCGATGAGCTTGCGCCACTCCGCCTCGGTCTGCGTGATGACGTCCTTGGCCTTGATCTGACCCACGTAGGCCTCGGACAGGGCCTTGGCCAGCACGTCCTGGAACTCCAGGTGCCCGGTCAGGTAAATGGGCGGCGTGGTGACGAAGAGGTTCCGCTTGATGGCCGCCAGGGCCGGCTTCGTGTAGCGCTTCTCCACCTCGGGGCTGGTGAAGTGGCCGCTGTGCCAGGGATCGTGGAACGTCCACTCGGGGTGGCTCACGATCTCGATGCTGTTCTTCAGCGTGCCCCAGTAGAGCGCCATGTAGGCGGCCTGGCGCTTGCGCGGGCTGTGGCGGTTCACCAGCACCGCGGCCAGGGGCGACGAGATCGACCGGTGCATCTGCTTGCCGCTCAGGGTGGAGCCCGGAACCAAGCCGTAGAGGAACTTGCCCTTGGTCGCCGACTTCGGGTCGCTCTCGATCTGCCGGCTGGTGCCATCCCAGTACTGGGCGGAGAACATGTGGCCGCCCACGATCTGGGGAATCATCTGGGGGGTGCCCCAGCCGGGCGCCTCGGGATGGGAGACCTTCTTGAGGTTGAGGTAAACGTCCACCGCGTATTCGCCGGCCTTCGTGTTCAGCGTGGGCTCGAGCTCGTCGTTCACCGGGAAGCCGCCCGCGCTGTAGAAGTACATGTACCACCACGTGGCGCCGTTGGCCCGGTTGCGCAGGCTGCCCGAGCCGGTGAGCCCCTTGTCCGGCCGGTGGAAGAACTCGAGCACTTGCTGGTGCTCGTCCCAGGTCTTGGGCCACGTGAGCTCGCGACCGTGCTTGTCGGCGAAGCGCTTCCGCTCCTCGGGGTTCTCGAAGTAGTCCTTGCGGATGTACTGGATGTGGACGTTGCCGTCGGTGGGAATCCCGTACGTCTGGCCCTTGTACTGCATGAAGCTGGCGAAGTTGCCGACCATGTCGAGCTTGTAGCCGGTCTCCTTGATGTAGGGATCGAGCGGCTCCAGCAGGCCGGCCGAGGCCAGGGAGGGGATCATGTTGGAGTCGACGTGGAAGAAATCGAACTCGCCCGAGCGCGACAGGGCTTCGGCCATCGCCCGCTGGGGAATCTGAAAGATGGTGATGTCCTGGATGTTCTTCACGCCGATGCCGGTGAGGCCACGGAACTCGTCGGACAGGCGCTGCATGTTGCGATAGTAGAGCGACCAGATCATGCCGTTGAGGTCGGCGGGCTTGCTCTTCTTGGCCGCCTTGACGACGCCGTCCTCCTCCGGCCCGGCCTCGGCCGCCCGCGGGTGCCGCAGCACCCAGGGACCGGTCAGCGCCGCCGCCAGTCCCGTTCCAAGAAACGTCCGCCTGAAGAGCCCACGGTCGCTCATGATGCGCGCCTCCTTCGCCAAGGACTTCGCCTCAGGGCCAGCAAGATACCGCGACGCGCGGCGAGGCGGCAAGCGGGCTATAGTAAGGGCCGGTCTGAAGCGCCCGTGAGCCGGGAGGGCTGACATGCGCTACGTTAGAATTTCGGCCGATTGCCACATCGACCTCTGCTGGCTGCCTCCCGATCTGTTCACGTCGAGCTCCACGGCCCGGCTGCGGGACCGCATGCCGTACGTCACCGACGGACCCAAGGGGCCGGTGTGGGTCACCAGACAGGGCGCCAACCTGGGCCTGATGAACGGCATGGGCTCGGCGGGCCGGGAGTACGTGCCGGGGCAGATCCATCGCTCCGATCGCATGGCCTCCACCGGGCTCTACGAGGACGGCAAGCGGGGGATCCGTCGCCTCACCGATCCCGAGCTGCGGCTCCTCGATCAAGAGCGCGACGGCGTCCAGGCCGAGGTGCTGTACGGCATCCTCGGCACGACCCGGCGCCTGAACGACCCCGAGGCCGCCGTGGAGGTCATGCGGATCTACAACGAGTGGCTGGCCGACTTCTGCGAGAGCCACCCCGACCGCTACGCCGGACTGGCCTGCATTCCCAATCACCCGGTGGAGGCCGCCGTGGACGAGATCAGGCGGGTGATGAAGCGGGGCGGCATCCGGGGCCTGGAGATCGCCAATCAGCACGACATCGTGCCGCTGTGGGATCCCCAGTGGGCCCCCGTCTGGCAGGTGGCCCACGAGTCCCGGCTGCCCCTGCACTTCCACACCGTGGGCGGCCAGCGGGTGGATTTCGACAAGCTCCCGGGCTTGCTGCCCAAGGTGACCCGCGCCGTGCACCTGACCACCTTCCAGATGCACATGGCCTCGATCCTGAGCTCGCTGATCTTCGGCGGGGTGCTGGAGCGCTACCCCGATCTGAAGATCGTCATCGGGGAGAGCGGCATCGGCTGGATCCCCTACGTGCTGGAGCGCATGGACGCGGAGTGGGAAGATCAGTTCAAGATGCTCTCGCTCACCATGCCGCCCAGCCACTACTGGCGGCGCCAGTGCCGAGCGACCTACCAGACCGACCGCATCGGCATCAAGCTGATCGACGAGCTGGGCCACGACACGGTCATGTGGGGCTCGGATTTCCCCCACCCGGACGGCGTGTGGCCGGATTCCGCCGAGTTCATCGAGCGCGAGCTGGGCCATCTGCCCGCTGCGGTGCGCCAGAAGATCGTGTGCGACAATGCGGGTAAGCTGTACGGGTTCATCCACTGACCCCCAGGAGGGTGTCATGCCGAAGATCAAGCACATCGCCATCTCCACCCAGGACGTCGACGCGACCGCCCGGTTCTACATCGAGGTGTTCGGGATGAAGGAGATCGCCAAGGTCGACAGCCCGGGGGCCACCGGCTACTACCTGAGCGACGGCGACCTCAACCTGGCCATCCTCAACTTCAAGAACGACGCGGTGGCCGGGGCCGAGCGGGGCAAGGGCTACTCGGGCATCCACCACATCGGCTTCCAGGTCGACAGCCTGGAGGCGATCGCCGAGAAGCTGGCGGAGGCCGGCTCGCGCCGCCGCGACGACGTCAACGAAGCGCTCGGGGTCGGGCACGGACGCCGCTACGAGGGCAACGTCGAGGTGAAGTACGGAGGCCCCGACGGCGTCATGCTCGACGTGTCGGAGACCGGCTGGGTAGGGACGCCGACCTTCAGCCCCAAAGTCACGCACTGAGCGGCTTTGCCCCGCGGGCTCGAGGACGGTGTGCGCGTTCCAGCTGGAACGTCCCAGCGCCGAACGCGGACGATTCCCGATCCCGGGGCGTCCCCGTCAACGCCTGAGTCCGCGGAGAACGCCGACTAGCTGTCCAGCGCTAGCGCGCCGCCGGCCACGGCTCGTCGAGCCACTCCGGCGCCGGCTCACCGGGCCGGCTCACCGCGAGCTCGGAGTTCTGATCACCGCGCCCGTCGGGAAACCGCTGCAGCGCACCGGGCATCTCGTAGTAGATCTCCAGCCGGTTTCCGTCGGGGTCGGCGAAGTAGATGCTGCGCTGGTTGATGTGGTCCATGGCCCGCTCGATGACGACCCCGTGCTCGAGCAGAGCGCGGTAGGCCTCGCCGA containing:
- a CDS encoding sugar ABC transporter permease, translated to MPRSHGPGAVFKWTLLAPLFALLLFLVPVFLLQLYFSVHSWTIYLGSWWDAEFVWFDVFQEVLSDPRFGWSIVRSLVFAGVSTLGCFAVGFGLALLMYRPFRGHGLYYAFFILPMLTVPIVIAYTFEMLLYQKGPVNGILSAVLGTDVNVIWLADPRIAVLTTVLLEIWNWTPFVFIIMMAGLAALPRDLEEAAQSLGASRWRIFLEVKLPLLRPVIFLALILRFLEAIGEFPKTWALFQGGPGTATETIPVYLFLTTWTYFHVSRGAAMSYVVLLLMVGIVLMAIRMLRREKRILDRLYQAPAARP
- a CDS encoding extracellular solute-binding protein; protein product: MSDRGLFRRTFLGTGLAAALTGPWVLRHPRAAEAGPEEDGVVKAAKKSKPADLNGMIWSLYYRNMQRLSDEFRGLTGIGVKNIQDITIFQIPQRAMAEALSRSGEFDFFHVDSNMIPSLASAGLLEPLDPYIKETGYKLDMVGNFASFMQYKGQTYGIPTDGNVHIQYIRKDYFENPEERKRFADKHGRELTWPKTWDEHQQVLEFFHRPDKGLTGSGSLRNRANGATWWYMYFYSAGGFPVNDELEPTLNTKAGEYAVDVYLNLKKVSHPEAPGWGTPQMIPQIVGGHMFSAQYWDGTSRQIESDPKSATKGKFLYGLVPGSTLSGKQMHRSISSPLAAVLVNRHSPRKRQAAYMALYWGTLKNSIEIVSHPEWTFHDPWHSGHFTSPEVEKRYTKPALAAIKRNLFVTTPPIYLTGHLEFQDVLAKALSEAYVGQIKAKDVITQTEAEWRKLIAKIGKRKLKEDLASYKAAFPKVDVPA
- a CDS encoding amidohydrolase family protein, whose translation is MRYVRISADCHIDLCWLPPDLFTSSSTARLRDRMPYVTDGPKGPVWVTRQGANLGLMNGMGSAGREYVPGQIHRSDRMASTGLYEDGKRGIRRLTDPELRLLDQERDGVQAEVLYGILGTTRRLNDPEAAVEVMRIYNEWLADFCESHPDRYAGLACIPNHPVEAAVDEIRRVMKRGGIRGLEIANQHDIVPLWDPQWAPVWQVAHESRLPLHFHTVGGQRVDFDKLPGLLPKVTRAVHLTTFQMHMASILSSLIFGGVLERYPDLKIVIGESGIGWIPYVLERMDAEWEDQFKMLSLTMPPSHYWRRQCRATYQTDRIGIKLIDELGHDTVMWGSDFPHPDGVWPDSAEFIERELGHLPAAVRQKIVCDNAGKLYGFIH
- a CDS encoding VOC family protein — encoded protein: MPKIKHIAISTQDVDATARFYIEVFGMKEIAKVDSPGATGYYLSDGDLNLAILNFKNDAVAGAERGKGYSGIHHIGFQVDSLEAIAEKLAEAGSRRRDDVNEALGVGHGRRYEGNVEVKYGGPDGVMLDVSETGWVGTPTFSPKVTH